A genomic window from Archaeoglobus profundus DSM 5631 includes:
- the serB gene encoding phosphoserine phosphatase SerB, with amino-acid sequence MLIAVTVYGKDKKGIIYAISNVLADAGINIVDIEQKVLHGFFLMYVVADCSKTNLSFEEIRDRLIKEGKRLGMSVNVSKFERTESKRKNLYVITVLGNDRVGIVRDISKILLDHGVNIESTSLIARDKLISIEFVVDIGEADPEALKKSLKKAVESINLDIVIQPYHEFEREKRLIVFDMDSTLVDAEIIDEIAKYAGVEEEVKKITEKAMRGEIDFKTALIERVKLLKGLPVEVLEKIYENVKLTEGARELIQALKKAGYKVAVVSGGFTYFTNRLKEELGLDYAFGNDLEIKDGKLTGRLKGRIIDAEEKARIIEEIANREGISKENVVAVGDGANDRIMIENAGLGIAFNAKEVLKEVADGTISKENLIGLACVLGLFKKNKTFKDL; translated from the coding sequence GTGTTAATAGCTGTAACAGTTTACGGTAAGGATAAGAAGGGGATAATCTACGCTATTTCAAATGTTTTAGCCGATGCTGGCATAAATATCGTAGATATCGAGCAAAAAGTTCTACATGGCTTCTTCTTAATGTATGTAGTTGCGGATTGCTCAAAAACCAATCTAAGTTTTGAGGAAATTAGGGATAGGTTGATTAAGGAGGGTAAGAGGCTCGGAATGAGTGTTAATGTTTCAAAGTTTGAGAGAACTGAAAGCAAGAGAAAAAACCTCTATGTTATAACCGTTTTGGGTAACGATAGGGTTGGGATAGTTAGGGACATATCGAAAATTCTACTCGATCATGGCGTGAATATTGAAAGCACTAGTTTGATAGCTAGAGACAAATTGATATCGATAGAATTTGTTGTTGATATTGGTGAAGCTGATCCAGAAGCTCTGAAGAAGAGTCTGAAAAAGGCTGTAGAATCTATTAATTTAGATATAGTCATTCAGCCTTATCATGAGTTTGAAAGGGAGAAGAGGCTTATAGTCTTCGATATGGATTCAACGCTAGTTGATGCCGAAATAATCGATGAAATAGCGAAATACGCGGGAGTTGAGGAAGAGGTCAAGAAAATTACTGAAAAAGCTATGAGAGGTGAAATAGACTTCAAGACAGCTTTAATCGAGAGGGTAAAACTTCTGAAGGGTTTACCAGTTGAAGTTTTGGAAAAGATTTACGAGAACGTGAAGCTGACTGAGGGTGCAAGAGAGCTAATTCAAGCTTTGAAGAAGGCCGGATATAAGGTTGCGGTTGTTAGCGGTGGATTCACCTATTTCACGAATAGGCTTAAGGAGGAGCTCGGACTGGATTACGCATTCGGGAATGATCTTGAGATAAAGGATGGGAAGCTGACTGGTAGGTTGAAGGGGAGGATAATTGATGCCGAGGAGAAGGCAAGAATAATAGAGGAGATTGCTAATAGGGAGGGAATCAGCAAGGAGAATGTCGTGGCGGTTGGAGACGGTGCTAATGACAGGATAATGATAGAGAACGCTGGCTTGGGCATAGCATTCAATGCTAAAGAGGTTTTGAAGGAGGTTGCGGATGGAACTATATCCAAAGAGAACCTGATTGGCTTGGCTTGCGTTTTGGGTTTATTCAAAAAGAACAAAACTTTTAAAGACTTATAA
- the rplJ gene encoding 50S ribosomal protein L16 yields the protein MARKPARMWRRLERPYTRKEYIDGAPGTRIRMFEMGNKSADFPVMLTLVAEEGVQIRDTALEAARLAAGKYLSKTIGSMNFKLKIRQYPHHVLREHKMAVGAGADRISQGMRRAFGKPVGLAVQAYPGDKILSVWVKPEHFEYAKEALKRANQKLPTPTKIIVEKGAELLKGKI from the coding sequence ATGGCGAGAAAACCAGCGAGGATGTGGAGGAGGTTGGAAAGACCTTACACGAGAAAGGAGTACATTGACGGAGCACCGGGAACTAGAATAAGAATGTTTGAAATGGGTAACAAATCTGCAGATTTCCCTGTCATGCTCACACTCGTAGCTGAAGAAGGTGTTCAGATCAGGGATACGGCACTGGAAGCTGCGAGACTTGCAGCGGGCAAGTATCTTTCAAAGACAATAGGTTCTATGAACTTCAAGCTTAAGATAAGACAGTATCCACATCACGTCTTGAGAGAGCACAAGATGGCTGTTGGTGCTGGAGCAGACAGAATATCACAGGGTATGAGGAGGGCTTTCGGTAAGCCTGTAGGACTTGCCGTTCAGGCGTATCCGGGAGACAAGATTCTCAGCGTCTGGGTTAAGCCCGAACACTTTGAATACGCTAAAGAGGCTTTGAAGAGAGCGAATCAAAAACTACCAACTCCAACGAAGATAATAGTTGAAAAGGGCGCTGAACTTCTTAAGGGTAAGATCTGA